The following proteins are encoded in a genomic region of Anticarsia gemmatalis isolate Benzon Research Colony breed Stoneville strain chromosome 17, ilAntGemm2 primary, whole genome shotgun sequence:
- the LOC142979990 gene encoding uncharacterized protein LOC142979990 isoform X2 — protein sequence MKFFLTVAAVIAVAVAGPTQRGLIVPGPAGPVAAPEPISVGPEIIDFHPISVGPAIVDFPVPEPISVGPEIIETEYEPISVGPAIVDFPVPEAAAASSTPLVQIILNINQAAAESSPVAPVVVPEAADVVSPVDIVDIFPVVDPVSPVQVVDVSPVQVVDVSPVQVVDVSPVQVVDAAPVAVEPVNIGTPVIPSPAVNLPESLN from the exons ATGAAATTCTTCCTGACTGTTGCTGCCGTCATCGCCGTGGCCGTCGCTGGCCCCACCCAGCGCGGACTCATCGTCCCTGGACCCGCCGGACCCGTTGCGGCCCCCGAGCCCATCTCAGTTGGCCCCGAAATCATTGACTTCCACCCAATCTCTGTCGGACCCGCCATCGTCGACTTCCCCGTGCCTGAGCCCATCTCCGTTGGACCCGAAATCATCGAGACCGAGTACGAGCCCATCTCCGTTGGCCCCGCCATCGTCGACTTCCCTGTCCCTGAAGCCGCCGCCGCCTCAAGCACTCCCCTGGTCCAGATCATCCTGAACATCAACCAGGCCGCCGCTGAGTCCAGCCCCGTCGCCCCCGTGGTCGTCCCTGAGGCCGCTGACGTCGTTTCACCTGTCGACATCGTCGACATCTTCCCCGTCGTCGACCCCGTCTCCCCCGTGCAG GTCGTCGATGTCTCTCCCGTCCAGGTTGTAGATGTCTCCCCTGTCCAGGTTGTAGATGTCAGCCCCGTCCAGGTGGTCGACGCCGCTCCCGTCGCCGTTGAGCCCGTCAACATCGGCACCCCCGTCATCCCCTCCCCCGCTGTCAACCTCCCTGAATCCttgaactaa
- the LOC142979990 gene encoding uncharacterized protein LOC142979990 isoform X1 has product MKFFLTVAAVIAVAVAGPTQRGLIVPGPAGPVAAPEPISVGPEIIDFHPISVGPAIVDFPVPEPISVGPEIIETEYEPISVGPAIVDFPVPEAAAASSTPLVQIILNINQAAAESSPVAPVVVPEAADVVSPVDIVDIFPVVDPVSPVQVVDTAPVSPVQVVDVSPVQVVDVSPVQVVDVSPVQVVDAAPVAVEPVNIGTPVIPSPAVNLPESLN; this is encoded by the coding sequence ATGAAATTCTTCCTGACTGTTGCTGCCGTCATCGCCGTGGCCGTCGCTGGCCCCACCCAGCGCGGACTCATCGTCCCTGGACCCGCCGGACCCGTTGCGGCCCCCGAGCCCATCTCAGTTGGCCCCGAAATCATTGACTTCCACCCAATCTCTGTCGGACCCGCCATCGTCGACTTCCCCGTGCCTGAGCCCATCTCCGTTGGACCCGAAATCATCGAGACCGAGTACGAGCCCATCTCCGTTGGCCCCGCCATCGTCGACTTCCCTGTCCCTGAAGCCGCCGCCGCCTCAAGCACTCCCCTGGTCCAGATCATCCTGAACATCAACCAGGCCGCCGCTGAGTCCAGCCCCGTCGCCCCCGTGGTCGTCCCTGAGGCCGCTGACGTCGTTTCACCTGTCGACATCGTCGACATCTTCCCCGTCGTCGACCCCGTCTCCCCCGTGCAGGTAGTTGACACCGCCCCCGTCTCTCCCGTCCAGGTCGTCGATGTCTCTCCCGTCCAGGTTGTAGATGTCTCCCCTGTCCAGGTTGTAGATGTCAGCCCCGTCCAGGTGGTCGACGCCGCTCCCGTCGCCGTTGAGCCCGTCAACATCGGCACCCCCGTCATCCCCTCCCCCGCTGTCAACCTCCCTGAATCCttgaactaa
- the LOC142979987 gene encoding uncharacterized protein LOC142979987, whose product MKFLLTVAAVIAVAVAGPTQRGLVVPGPAGPVPAPVPAPEPIAIGPTPVFVPEPIAVGPAPIFVPEPIAIGPTPVFVPEEIAVGPAIIDNFVPVEVPANALVQIILNINGVEQSPIVVGDVAGSPVQVVDVSPVAPVLVEDNAPVSPVQVVDNAPVSPVQVVDNAPVSPVQVVDVSPVQVVDVSPVQVVDVSPVQVVDAAPVAVEPVNIGTPVIPSPAVNLPESLN is encoded by the coding sequence ATGAAATTCCTGTTGACTGTTGCTGCCGTCATCGCTGTGGCCGTCGCTGGCCCCACCCAGCGCGGACTTGTCGTCCCTGGACCCGCTGGACCTGTGCCTGCACCTGTGCCTGCTcctgagcctattgccattggACCAACACCCGTGTTTGTGCCTGAGCCCATCGCCGTAGGCCCCGCCCCCATCTTCGTACCGGAACCCATTGCTATTGGCCCCACTCCCGTCTTTGTGCCTGAGGAAATCGCCGTTGGACCCGCTATCATCGACAACTTCGTGCCCGTTGAGGTTCCCGCCAATGCTCTGGTTCAGATCATCTTGAACATCAACGGTGTTGAACAATCTCCCATCGTTGTTGGTGATGTTGCTGGTTCTCCCGTTCAAGTTGTGGATGTCTCTCCCGTAGCCCCTGTGCTGGTGGAAGACAACGCCCCCGTTTCACCTGTCCAGGTCGTCGATAATGCTCCCGTCTCCCCCGTGCAGGTTGTTGACAACGCCCCCGTCTCTCCCGTGCAGGTCGTCGATGTCTCTCCCGTCCAGGTTGTAGATGTCTCCCCTGTCCAGGTTGTAGATGTCAGCCCCGTCCAAGTCGTCGACGCCGCTCCCGTCGCCGTTGAGCCCGTCAACATCGGCACCCCCGTCATCCCCTCCCCCGCTGTCAACCTCCCCGAGTCGCTCAACTAA
- the LOC142979989 gene encoding uncharacterized protein LOC142979989, giving the protein MKFLLTVAAVIAVAVAGPTQRGLVVPGPAGPVPAPVPAPEPIDIAPAPIFVPEPIAIGPAIVDNFVPVEIPTNTPLVQIILNIKGAGSIVSPVEVVDSAPIHPIEVVDSAPVSPVDVVDEAPVSPIQVVDEVPASPVQVVDVSPIQVVDEAPVSPIQVVDVSPVQVVDVSPIQVVDEAPASPIQVVDASPIQVVDVSPIQVVDAAPSPAVILPDVLN; this is encoded by the coding sequence ATGAAATTCCTGTTGACTGTTGCTGCCGTCATCGCTGTTGCCGTCGCTGGTCCCACCCAGCGCGGACTCGTCGTCCCTGGACCCGCCGGCCCTGTGCCAGCACCTGTGCCTGCCCCTGAGCCTATCGACATTGCACCTGCACCCATCTTCGTGCCCGAGCCCATCGCTATTGGCCCTGCCATCGTCGATAACTTCGTGCCCGTCGAGATCCCCACCAACACTCCCCTGGTTCAGATCATCCTGAACATCAAGGGCGCTGGATCGATCGTTTCCCCTGTTGAGGTTGTTGACTCCGCTCCCATCCACCCCATCGAGGTGGTGGACTCTGCTCCTGTCTCTCCCGTTGACGTAGTGGACGAGGCTCCCGTTTCTCCCATTCAGGTTGTTGACGAGGTTCCCGCCTCTCCCGTCCAGGTTGTCGATGTCAGCCCGATTCAGGTCGTCGACGAAGCTCCCGTCTCCCCCATCCAGGTGGTCGACGTCAGCCCCGTCCAGGTTGTAGATGTCAGCCCCATCCAGGTTGTGGACGAGGCTCCCGCCTCTCCCATCCAGGTTGTCGACGCCAGCCCCATCCAAGTCGTGGATGTTAGCCCCATCCAGGTCGTTGATGCAGCTCCCTCTCCCGCTGTCATCCTCCCTGACGTTCTcaactaa
- the LOC142980193 gene encoding uncharacterized protein LOC142980193, protein MKFLLTVAAVIAVAVAGPTQRGLVVPGPAGPVPAPEPIDIAPAPVFVPELIAIGPAIVDNFTSRALDRSFPLLRLLTPPPSTPSRWWTLLLSLPDVVDEAPVSPIQVVDEVPASPVQVVDVSPIQVVDEAPVSPIQVVDVSPVQVVDVSPIQVVDEAPVSPIQVVDVSPVQVVDVSPIQVVDEAPVSPIQVVDVSPVQVVDVSPIQVVDEAPVSPIQVVDVSPVQVVDVSPIQVVDEAPASPIQVVDASPIQIVDVVPSPVVNLPEALN, encoded by the exons atgaaatTCCTGTTGACTGTTGCTGCCGTCATCGCTGTGGCCGTCGCTGGTCCCACCCAGCGCGGACTCGTCGTCCCTGGACCCGCTGGACCTGTGCCTGCTCCTGAGCCTATCGACATTGCACCCGCACCCGTCTTCGTACCCGAGCTCATCGCTATTGGACCTGCTATCGTCGATAACTTC ACATCAAGGGCGCTGGATCGGTCGTTTCCCCTGTTGAGGTTGTTGACTCCGCCCCCATCCACCCCATCGAGGTGGTGGACTCTGCTCCTGTCTCTCCCTGACGTAGTGGACGAGGCTCCCGTTTCTCCCATTCAGGTTGTTGACGAGGTTCCCGCCTCTCCCGTCCAGGTTGTAGATGTCAGCCCGATTCAGGTCGTCGACGAAGCTCCCGTCTCCCCCATCCAGGTGGTCGACGTCAGCCCCGTGCAGGTTGTAGATGTCAGCCCGATTCAGGTCGTCGACGAAGCTCCCGTCTCCCCCATCCAGGTGGTCGACGTCAGCCCCGTCCAGGTTGTAGATGTCAGCCCGATTCAGGTCGTCGACGAAGCTCCCGTCTCCCCTATCCAAGTTGTCGACGTCAGCCCCGTGCAGGTTGTAGATGTCAGCCCGATTCAGGTCGTCGACGAAGCTCCCGTCTCCCCCATCCAGGTGGTCGACGTCAGCCCCGTCCAGGTTGTAGATGTCAGCCCCATCCAGGTTGTTGACGAGGCTCCCGCCTCTCCTATCCAGGTAGTCGACGCCAGCCCCATCCAAATTGTGGACGTCGTTCCTTCTCCCGTCGTCAACCTTCCCGAAGCGCTCAACTAA
- the LOC142979994 gene encoding uncharacterized protein LOC142979994, which yields MKFLLTVAAVIAVAVAGPTQRGLIVPGPAGPVPAPEFPPISIGPAIVDFPFPGPISVGPEIVDLPIPEPISVGPEIVDFAPVDPSPVVIGDIPAGSSAPLVQLIINVNQAASTPVAPVVVPEVHPDPVIVVDEAEDHVDPVIVVDENVVVDPVIVVDDLPTPVDPIIVVDDAPTPVEPVVIVTPVIPSPAINLPDELN from the coding sequence ATGAAATTCCTGTTGACTGTTGCTGCCGTAATCGCTGTGGCCGTCGCTGGTCCCACCCAGCGCGGACTTATCGTCCCCGGCCCCGCCGGCCCCGTGCCAGCACCTGAGTTCCCCCCCATCTCCATTGGACCCGCTATCGTCGATTTTCCCTTCCCCGGACCCATCTCCGTTGGACCCGAAATCGTCGACTTGCCAATCCCCGAGCCCATCTCCGTTGGACCTGAAATCGTTGACTTCGCCCCAGTCGATCCTTCCCCAGTCGTCATTGGCGATATCCCCGCTGGATCTTCTGCTCCCCTCGTCCAGCTGATCATCAACGTGAACCAGGCCGCCAGCACCCCCGTCGCCCCTGTTGTAGTTCCCGAGGTACACCCTGACCCCGTCATCGTTGTGGATGAAGCCGAAGACCATGTCGACCCTGTCATCGTGGTTGACGAGAACGTCGTCGTGGACCCCGTCATTGTGGTCGATGACTTGCCTACACCCGTCGACCCCATCATCGTCGTCGATGACGCCCCCACCCCCGTCGAGCCCGTGGTTATCGTCACCCCTGTGATCCCCAGCCCCGCTATCAACCTCCCCGATGAACTCAACTAA